A stretch of the Verrucomicrobiota bacterium genome encodes the following:
- a CDS encoding transposase yields LLRCRVRYFTDGRILGSEAFVREQAVAQPPPASVRPPGPKPMRGANWRGLSTLGGLRKDLFG; encoded by the coding sequence CTCCTGCGCTGCCGGGTGCGCTACTTCACCGACGGCAGGATTCTCGGCTCAGAAGCCTTCGTCAGAGAACAGGCTGTGGCCCAGCCGCCGCCCGCTTCCGTAAGACCCCCGGGACCCAAGCCCATGAGAGGGGCAAACTGGAGGGGTCTCTCCACTCTCGGAGGATTGCGTAAAGACTTATTCGGGTAG
- a CDS encoding phosphoribosylaminoimidazolesuccinocarboxamide synthase has product MHTSGFPLSEAELLGKIIEKTDCRTGKVEGKVRDIYRSDNRIALVCTDRLSAFDRSITTIPLKGRILNLLSAWWFRETEPIIENHLISVPHPNVTIAEACKPIPLEFVVRGYLTGSTSTSLWTHYSEGARNYCGNIIPDGLRKNDELPQPILTPTTKAQSHDQPISGEEAVNSGIVSEEVWSLASKKALELFEFGQRKVRESGFILVDTKYEMGLIEDGSLVLIDEIHTPDSSRFWRLDTLEERLSLGEEPDSVDKEFIRLWFANRCDPYHDERLPEAPPELRLELTNRYHSIYMALVGESVPLPSDTETELGTINQVVNRSLC; this is encoded by the coding sequence ATGCATACCTCTGGCTTTCCCCTCTCTGAAGCGGAGCTACTCGGAAAAATAATCGAAAAGACTGATTGCCGGACAGGCAAAGTAGAAGGAAAGGTCCGCGACATATACCGGAGCGATAACAGGATCGCGTTGGTGTGCACGGATCGCCTAAGTGCGTTTGATCGTTCCATAACGACGATTCCACTGAAGGGCAGAATCCTGAATCTGCTGAGTGCTTGGTGGTTTCGAGAAACTGAACCAATCATTGAGAATCATCTAATCAGCGTTCCTCATCCGAACGTTACGATCGCAGAGGCTTGTAAGCCGATTCCTCTTGAATTTGTAGTCCGAGGATACCTTACGGGATCAACTTCCACGTCACTTTGGACCCACTATTCTGAAGGGGCGCGTAATTACTGCGGAAATATCATTCCAGATGGTTTGAGAAAGAACGATGAGCTCCCTCAACCCATCCTGACGCCAACAACAAAAGCACAGTCTCACGACCAGCCGATTTCCGGAGAGGAAGCTGTGAACTCAGGAATAGTAAGCGAAGAAGTTTGGAGTCTTGCCTCCAAAAAAGCTCTTGAGCTCTTTGAATTTGGGCAGAGAAAAGTCCGGGAGTCTGGGTTCATTCTCGTGGATACGAAATATGAAATGGGCCTAATAGAAGACGGATCCCTCGTTCTCATTGACGAAATCCACACTCCTGATTCGAGTCGTTTTTGGAGATTGGACACTTTAGAAGAGCGGCTCTCTCTCGGCGAGGAACCTGATAGCGTCGATAAAGAGTTTATTCGGCTCTGGTTCGCCAACCGCTGCGACCCATACCACGATGAAAGGCTACCTGAAGCCCCTCCCGAACTTAGACTGGAGCTCACCAACCGATATCACTCGATTTACATGGCTCTGGTCGGCGAATCTGTTCCTCTTCCAAGTGACACAGAGACAGAGTTAGGAACCATCAATCAAGTGGTGAATCGCTCTCTTTGTTGA
- the purQ gene encoding phosphoribosylformylglycinamidine synthase I, producing MKKVAIIQFPGSNCEAESAAAIRRNGMHPKEFLWNRSSAELSSYDGYFLVGGFSYEDRSRAGVLASLDPILEIIKREAETGKPVLGICNGAQILVESGLVPGVSGNKVAMSLAPNRRQVGEHLLGSGFFNDWCFVKSAVDPDRTAFTRHIEKGDQLNIPFAHAEGRFLAHPSLLEEIMERGQGVFQYSAESGNIENHFPTNPNGSAENLAAVSNPAGNVMAMMPHPERTPNGNAIFSSMREYMERGQTHDSRPLEFHVENEQVEERSVSAGSVTLPVSLIITDTTAKSVEQSLRRIGFDVSVERRILWELEHSDFPENWETELKETGELFNSNKEFVDRSDPGDPSKVAVVCVSPTDDLRGKRVLETLQRRFHLEYPSQLNSSVLWILRFQSAELRKTQLPKVLSTHILHNPVSDTIGELDPEAFLKKV from the coding sequence ATGAAAAAGGTCGCAATCATCCAGTTTCCCGGAAGCAATTGCGAGGCGGAGTCAGCAGCGGCTATCCGGAGAAACGGGATGCACCCAAAGGAGTTCCTATGGAACCGCTCGTCAGCGGAATTGTCATCTTATGATGGATACTTTCTCGTAGGAGGGTTTTCCTACGAAGATAGATCGAGGGCAGGAGTTCTCGCGTCGCTGGATCCAATCCTCGAAATCATTAAACGGGAAGCGGAGACCGGAAAGCCAGTCCTTGGTATCTGCAACGGTGCACAAATACTGGTTGAGAGTGGCCTTGTTCCAGGGGTTTCTGGAAACAAAGTGGCCATGTCATTAGCTCCGAATCGTCGTCAGGTTGGTGAGCACCTCCTTGGCTCGGGGTTTTTCAATGACTGGTGTTTTGTGAAGAGTGCTGTCGATCCGGATAGAACGGCCTTCACGCGCCACATTGAGAAGGGCGATCAACTCAACATACCATTTGCACATGCTGAAGGGCGTTTTTTAGCCCATCCAAGTCTCCTTGAGGAGATAATGGAACGCGGACAGGGAGTGTTTCAGTATTCTGCGGAATCTGGAAACATTGAGAATCACTTCCCAACGAACCCGAATGGATCCGCTGAGAACCTTGCTGCTGTTTCGAATCCCGCGGGCAATGTGATGGCGATGATGCCTCATCCTGAAAGAACACCGAACGGAAATGCAATATTCTCGTCCATGAGAGAATACATGGAGCGCGGGCAGACCCACGATTCTCGTCCGCTGGAATTTCATGTGGAGAATGAGCAGGTCGAAGAGCGTTCAGTTTCAGCGGGTTCCGTGACCTTACCCGTTTCACTAATTATCACGGATACAACAGCAAAGTCGGTGGAACAAAGCCTGCGTAGAATCGGTTTCGATGTCTCGGTCGAGCGAAGGATTTTATGGGAGCTGGAACACTCCGATTTTCCCGAGAATTGGGAAACTGAACTTAAAGAGACTGGTGAGCTCTTTAACTCTAACAAGGAGTTTGTCGACCGATCAGACCCAGGCGATCCCTCGAAAGTTGCGGTTGTCTGCGTCTCCCCTACCGATGACTTGCGTGGGAAACGGGTTTTGGAGACGCTTCAACGCCGGTTTCACCTCGAGTATCCCAGTCAACTAAACTCATCCGTCTTGTGGATTCTCAGATTCCAATCGGCTGAGCTTCGCAAAACCCAGCTTCCGAAAGTTCTATCCACCCATATTTTACACAATCCGGTGTCGGATACCATAGGCGAATTAGATCCAGAGGCCTTTCTGAAAAAGGTCTAA
- the purM gene encoding phosphoribosylformylglycinamidine cyclo-ligase encodes MSKADYKSSGVDIDAGNEAVDRIAPLAKSTFGPDVLTGVGSFGSMVELGAALKRYQNPVLIQSIDGVGTKVSVARMAGKYFNLGIDVVSATTNDILVHGAQPVSFLDYIANEKLDPAVVEEIVAGMAQNCRENGISLVGGETAEMPSTYLPGEHDIVGCVSGLVDKEKIINGSSITPGDVVIALSSSGLHTNGFSLARKVFFEIAGLTTEDRLEDLTASVGDTLLEPHLNYRKPIDRWIESEVSIKGLAHITGGGFLENIPRILPEGTSVEIKKGSWPEIAVFSVIRELGEIDEREMYRTFNMGIGLVGILPEEEVTRALQIAEQAGSNAFRIGAVIPGDRKVSLI; translated from the coding sequence ATGAGCAAAGCTGATTATAAATCATCGGGTGTCGACATAGACGCAGGAAATGAAGCGGTTGATCGGATCGCGCCACTCGCCAAGAGCACCTTCGGCCCGGATGTTCTGACAGGTGTGGGGTCGTTTGGTTCGATGGTGGAACTAGGCGCTGCTCTCAAACGCTACCAAAACCCAGTGCTTATCCAGAGTATCGACGGCGTTGGAACAAAAGTATCAGTGGCCAGGATGGCAGGAAAGTATTTCAATCTTGGCATAGACGTAGTAAGCGCGACTACGAACGACATTCTCGTTCACGGAGCGCAGCCCGTTAGTTTCCTCGATTACATCGCTAACGAGAAGCTCGATCCTGCTGTTGTGGAGGAGATTGTTGCCGGCATGGCTCAAAATTGCCGCGAAAATGGAATCTCTCTTGTAGGTGGTGAAACGGCGGAGATGCCGTCAACCTATCTGCCGGGCGAGCATGATATCGTTGGCTGCGTAAGTGGCCTAGTTGACAAGGAAAAGATCATAAACGGATCTTCGATCACCCCAGGAGACGTGGTAATCGCCCTTTCCTCCTCCGGTTTGCATACCAACGGTTTTTCTCTTGCCCGAAAAGTGTTTTTCGAGATTGCGGGACTTACTACCGAAGATCGTCTGGAGGACCTCACCGCGTCTGTAGGGGACACGCTTCTTGAGCCTCATTTGAATTACCGAAAACCAATAGACCGATGGATTGAATCAGAAGTTTCGATCAAAGGTCTAGCACACATAACGGGGGGAGGCTTCCTGGAAAATATCCCCAGAATACTACCGGAGGGAACTTCCGTCGAAATCAAGAAAGGCTCTTGGCCGGAAATTGCTGTTTTTTCTGTCATCCGGGAATTGGGCGAAATCGATGAGAGGGAAATGTACAGAACGTTCAACATGGGAATTGGACTCGTCGGCATTTTGCCTGAAGAAGAAGTTACCCGCGCCCTACAAATTGCCGAACAAGCCGGAAGCAACGCATTTCGAATTGGGGCCGTAATCCCTGGGGATCGAAAGGTTTCTCTTATCTAG
- the purL gene encoding phosphoribosylformylglycinamidine synthase subunit PurL — MPPLHAQPISLDFNGLSEEAIASLLRDHHLSLTVEEARTIQNRILKRPPTLAECVLWSIQGSEHCSYKSSRTHLKQFLTEGPSVILGPTEDAGIVEIARDAKGRRFGLAVSHESHNHPSQVVPYEGAATGVGGNVRDVCCMGAKVIAVGDSLRFGDVDLPKSKWIQEGVVAGIAGYGNPLGIPNVCGDIFFDPGYNDNCLVTVLTLGAIAEDEILHSYAPENAEGYHLILVGKPTDNSGFGGASFASGELDEREKEKNKGAVQEPNAFLERHLLKATYALHRILIDNQAINRVGFKDLGAGGIACASVELAEAAGYGAEVEVDKVPVGMEGLPPHVILCSETQERFMWVVPEDLKQIVLEHYNQTFALPEVSSGARAAVVGRIRGDGLYRVTWNGEILVEASASEVTKGILYDRDYSLPERYTASESIPSFSASDFSTDLLSLMGHHNVASRKPVFESYDKQVQGATELEAGRGDAGVFRPFEDPVWPEEIRKAGAVVSLDQNPRYNRIDARAGAQWSVFEAFRNVCAVGGRPVAFTDCLCYGNPEKPDQMGDFVAGVEGVASAAKSVTLFDYPESGIPIIAGNVSLYNESQGRAIPPSPMISCVGRMPDASKVVGFGFSRAGSLVFHVGAFARSLSGSLWLESKGGTHGTIPDPDPEVIQRDAYMVVEMIEEGVILSCHDVSDGGLAVALAEAAVEGGVSFDGISFEKGTDPSVLFGEFGGFIVEVEDKNKEFFLTKAKAHNVPVEAVGKTANSDDFILGSNIKIPLNELKTVWECGLREKLDSQMNHLHEQS, encoded by the coding sequence ATGCCTCCTCTTCATGCACAACCGATTTCTTTAGACTTCAATGGCCTTAGTGAGGAGGCCATTGCCTCCCTTCTCCGCGACCACCATCTCTCTCTTACGGTTGAAGAGGCACGCACAATCCAAAATCGAATCCTTAAGCGTCCACCGACTCTCGCAGAGTGTGTTCTCTGGTCAATTCAAGGCTCCGAACACTGCTCCTACAAAAGCAGCCGGACTCACCTAAAGCAGTTTCTCACGGAAGGACCCAGCGTAATCCTGGGTCCAACTGAAGACGCTGGTATTGTCGAAATTGCCCGGGACGCTAAGGGTCGCCGTTTTGGATTGGCGGTAAGCCACGAGAGCCACAATCATCCATCTCAAGTAGTCCCTTATGAGGGAGCTGCTACTGGTGTCGGAGGAAACGTTCGCGATGTATGCTGTATGGGTGCAAAGGTAATAGCAGTCGGAGATTCGTTGCGCTTCGGCGACGTTGACCTTCCGAAGAGCAAGTGGATTCAGGAGGGAGTTGTCGCAGGGATAGCTGGATACGGAAATCCCCTTGGTATCCCCAACGTCTGCGGCGACATATTCTTTGATCCGGGCTACAACGACAACTGCCTCGTTACGGTGCTGACCTTGGGCGCTATCGCAGAAGATGAAATTCTCCACTCCTATGCTCCGGAGAATGCGGAAGGCTATCATCTTATCCTTGTGGGAAAGCCTACTGACAACAGCGGATTTGGCGGCGCAAGTTTTGCCTCTGGCGAGCTGGATGAAAGGGAGAAAGAGAAAAACAAAGGTGCAGTTCAAGAGCCAAACGCTTTTCTGGAACGCCACCTTCTTAAGGCAACTTATGCCCTACATAGGATCTTAATAGATAACCAGGCGATCAACCGGGTAGGTTTCAAGGATCTTGGCGCAGGGGGTATTGCCTGTGCAAGCGTAGAGCTGGCTGAGGCCGCTGGTTACGGAGCCGAGGTGGAAGTGGACAAAGTCCCGGTTGGTATGGAAGGACTCCCGCCGCACGTGATCCTCTGCTCGGAAACCCAGGAACGCTTCATGTGGGTCGTCCCTGAAGACCTTAAACAAATAGTCCTGGAACACTATAATCAGACTTTTGCGTTGCCGGAGGTCTCTTCTGGGGCCAGAGCGGCAGTGGTAGGGCGAATCCGGGGCGACGGACTCTACCGCGTAACATGGAACGGTGAGATTCTCGTCGAGGCTTCAGCCTCTGAAGTCACGAAGGGAATCCTTTATGATCGGGATTACTCTCTTCCAGAAAGATATACAGCATCCGAGAGCATTCCTTCTTTTTCTGCATCTGATTTTTCAACCGACCTCCTGTCACTCATGGGGCACCATAACGTGGCCTCAAGGAAACCTGTTTTTGAATCCTACGACAAACAGGTTCAAGGCGCTACCGAGTTAGAGGCGGGTCGTGGTGATGCCGGAGTATTTCGTCCTTTCGAAGATCCGGTCTGGCCAGAAGAAATTCGCAAGGCAGGCGCAGTTGTGAGCCTCGACCAAAATCCCCGCTACAATCGTATCGATGCCAGAGCAGGAGCGCAGTGGTCAGTCTTTGAGGCCTTTCGAAATGTATGCGCTGTCGGAGGAAGGCCCGTCGCCTTTACAGACTGCCTGTGCTACGGAAATCCAGAAAAACCGGACCAGATGGGAGACTTTGTTGCTGGAGTCGAAGGAGTAGCTTCGGCCGCTAAGTCCGTCACTCTTTTTGACTATCCCGAGTCCGGCATTCCGATCATCGCCGGCAACGTCTCTCTTTACAACGAGTCTCAGGGACGTGCTATCCCACCCAGCCCCATGATTTCTTGCGTCGGCAGAATGCCTGATGCCTCAAAAGTGGTTGGATTCGGGTTTTCCAGAGCCGGTTCCCTCGTGTTCCACGTGGGCGCGTTTGCTCGTTCACTATCTGGATCGCTCTGGTTGGAAAGTAAGGGAGGAACCCACGGGACAATTCCAGACCCAGATCCAGAGGTGATTCAGCGAGACGCTTACATGGTCGTTGAGATGATCGAGGAAGGGGTGATTCTCTCTTGCCACGACGTGTCCGATGGAGGCCTTGCAGTTGCACTTGCGGAAGCAGCAGTTGAAGGCGGGGTCAGTTTTGATGGGATCTCCTTCGAGAAAGGTACCGATCCGTCAGTTTTGTTCGGTGAATTCGGAGGATTCATCGTTGAGGTAGAAGACAAAAACAAGGAGTTTTTTCTGACGAAAGCGAAAGCTCATAACGTTCCTGTCGAAGCCGTTGGCAAAACCGCAAACAGCGACGACTTTATCCTCGGATCCAATATTAAGATCCCGCTCAATGAACTAAAGACTGTCTGGGAATGCGGATTACGCGAAAAGCTCGACTCCCAAATGAACCATCTCCATGAGCAAAGCTGA
- a CDS encoding thioredoxin-like domain-containing protein, translated as MKLFLCLLFAVASSFAFGGSLQDKISGDLVRLDGDALVPASDALDGKDVIAVYYSAHWCPPCRQFTPQLSEFYDQASEEYPNFQMIFMSSDRGSDAMEEYMEWGKMNFPAVSFDERQASGLGEFSARGIPYLVVLDGDGNQILGKAPGEDYKSPYQTLEELNSLLASQ; from the coding sequence ATGAAACTCTTTCTTTGCTTACTTTTTGCTGTCGCCAGCTCCTTTGCTTTTGGAGGAAGTCTCCAAGACAAAATTTCTGGCGATTTGGTTCGCCTTGATGGTGACGCCCTCGTTCCAGCCTCTGATGCTTTGGACGGCAAGGATGTAATTGCCGTATACTACTCAGCTCACTGGTGCCCACCTTGTCGGCAATTTACTCCGCAACTATCCGAGTTCTATGATCAGGCTTCGGAAGAATACCCAAACTTCCAGATGATCTTTATGAGTAGCGACCGAGGATCAGATGCCATGGAAGAATACATGGAGTGGGGCAAAATGAACTTTCCTGCCGTGAGCTTCGATGAACGGCAGGCTTCCGGCTTGGGAGAGTTTTCTGCCCGCGGAATCCCTTATCTCGTGGTTCTTGATGGTGACGGGAACCAGATCCTCGGAAAGGCCCCGGGCGAAGACTACAAGTCTCCCTACCAAACGTTAGAAGAGTTGAATTCCCTTCTGGCCTCGCAATAG
- a CDS encoding NAD-binding protein, with product MKFLGSQFSYFIRDPQARRNLGALKTYLFFLLGIIVLYSVLFHVVMLWEGQDHSWLTGFYWTLTVMSTLGFGDITFDSDIGRLFSVLVMSSGVVLLLIMLPFAFIRFFYAPWLEAQIRAKVPTKVAPELENHVIICQRDFITNGLVRKLKLNDIPYCILEGDHQKAAQLREEGLTVVAGQIDDTQTFENVNVNKARLLLANAADAVNTNILLTVRSISSTIPIIALAEEDDSIDIFSMSGATYPLALKTRLGEHLATRIGSGTGTAQEVGRFKDLVIVEFLVHGTPLEGKSLLKAGIRESTGMNVVGLWDSGRLCSVDPNKPLGETCVPVAVGRQEQVDRLNKLLGSGDAGQHEVLVIGGGKVGRSTATALRKRGVIVRIVDQNPALEKELAPFCDKVIIGNAADRKVLEAAGVGTANAVALTTHDDAQNIHLAVYFRRLKPELGIVSRITRERNIDAIYRAGADFVLSYASLGCEFITAYLLKREPVMVGEGADFFSVDVPASLANKTLAESGIGSETGLVVIAFEYGGQTTTNPPPTVVLQSKGKLLLLGTNAQRERFNAVFG from the coding sequence ATGAAATTCCTTGGTTCACAGTTTTCTTATTTCATAAGGGACCCCCAGGCCCGCAGGAATCTTGGAGCACTGAAGACGTATCTGTTTTTCCTCCTCGGGATTATAGTTCTATATTCAGTTCTATTCCACGTCGTCATGCTTTGGGAGGGGCAGGATCATTCGTGGCTCACCGGTTTTTATTGGACGCTCACTGTGATGAGCACCCTTGGTTTCGGTGACATTACTTTCGATAGCGATATCGGCCGTTTATTTAGCGTTCTCGTGATGTCCTCAGGAGTAGTTCTACTCCTGATCATGCTCCCGTTTGCTTTCATTCGTTTTTTCTACGCACCATGGCTCGAGGCTCAGATCCGCGCCAAAGTTCCGACGAAGGTAGCTCCCGAACTAGAAAATCACGTGATCATTTGTCAGCGAGATTTCATTACAAATGGACTGGTCCGTAAACTGAAACTCAATGACATCCCCTATTGCATTCTTGAAGGCGACCATCAAAAGGCAGCTCAACTCCGGGAAGAAGGTCTGACCGTTGTAGCAGGACAGATTGATGACACGCAGACATTTGAGAACGTCAATGTGAACAAAGCGCGGCTTCTTCTGGCCAACGCAGCCGACGCAGTAAACACAAACATCCTACTGACAGTTCGGTCGATTAGCTCGACGATACCGATCATCGCTTTGGCAGAGGAGGACGATTCGATCGACATTTTTTCGATGAGCGGAGCAACCTACCCGCTGGCACTGAAAACGAGGCTCGGCGAACACTTGGCGACCCGTATTGGTTCAGGAACAGGGACGGCACAGGAGGTGGGTCGGTTCAAGGATCTCGTGATCGTTGAGTTTCTCGTCCACGGTACTCCTTTGGAGGGTAAATCGCTACTAAAGGCGGGCATAAGGGAATCGACCGGTATGAACGTGGTAGGTCTATGGGACTCGGGTCGACTTTGTTCCGTCGATCCGAACAAGCCGCTAGGGGAGACCTGTGTCCCCGTAGCCGTAGGAAGGCAGGAACAGGTGGATCGCCTAAATAAGCTACTTGGGTCTGGTGATGCGGGACAGCATGAGGTGCTTGTGATTGGCGGGGGAAAGGTGGGTCGATCGACGGCTACCGCTCTCCGGAAAAGGGGAGTGATCGTTCGCATTGTGGACCAAAATCCGGCTTTGGAGAAAGAGTTGGCACCGTTTTGCGACAAGGTTATTATCGGGAATGCTGCCGACCGGAAAGTGTTGGAAGCCGCTGGTGTGGGGACCGCAAATGCTGTCGCACTTACCACCCATGACGATGCACAAAACATTCATCTCGCCGTGTACTTTCGCCGCCTGAAACCGGAATTGGGAATCGTGAGCCGTATCACCCGCGAGCGAAACATCGATGCGATTTATCGGGCCGGTGCTGACTTCGTTCTGAGCTACGCTTCGCTGGGATGCGAGTTTATCACTGCCTACTTGTTGAAAAGGGAGCCCGTAATGGTCGGAGAAGGCGCTGACTTTTTCTCAGTGGATGTTCCCGCGAGCCTCGCCAATAAAACTCTTGCCGAAAGCGGTATTGGCTCGGAAACAGGCTTGGTCGTAATTGCATTTGAATATGGAGGCCAGACTACGACGAACCCGCCCCCGACAGTCGTCCTCCAATCGAAGGGAAAGCTTCTTCTTCTTGGCACGAATGCTCAGCGAGAGAGATTTAATGCAGTGTTCGGCTAA